A single region of the Paludibacter jiangxiensis genome encodes:
- a CDS encoding ammonium transporter, with protein sequence MKKILLSLTAFLTLFSLPVLAQGAAAVPAPKVDSGDTAWMIVATALVLLMTIPGLALFYGGLVRRKNILSVLMQCFIITAVISIEWVMVGYSWAFGSSKGALAPFIGGFDWSFLHGIKPSDLSPYFISHSQPTGHIVNGAPEMTGTIPHLVFIMFQCMFAVITPALIIGAFAERIKFKGFLVFTVLWALFVYNPVAHWVWSADGWLFKLGALDFAGGTVVHINAGIAALVTALMLGKRRDYEGHALPPHNIPFVAIGAALLWFGWFGFNAGSGLAADGLAGSAFLVTNLATATAAFVWAILDWFVGKKPTVVGICTGAVGGLVAITPAAGFVDVTGAFAIGIAVALVCYFMVAYVKPKLGYDDALDAFGVHGIGGILGALFTGLFATPFIQSAYSGAFYGNAHQFLIQLAAVGATIAYTAIGTFILFKIVQVTIGVRATEQEEAVGLDETQHAETGYTYFD encoded by the coding sequence ATGAAAAAGATACTTTTATCTCTGACAGCTTTTTTGACGTTGTTTAGCTTGCCGGTACTGGCACAAGGAGCTGCTGCAGTTCCTGCCCCGAAAGTGGATTCGGGAGATACAGCATGGATGATTGTTGCAACCGCATTGGTATTATTGATGACCATTCCGGGTTTGGCTCTTTTCTATGGTGGTTTGGTTCGTCGTAAAAATATTTTGAGCGTTTTGATGCAGTGTTTCATTATTACCGCTGTAATCAGTATAGAATGGGTGATGGTTGGATACAGTTGGGCCTTCGGTAGTTCAAAAGGGGCTTTGGCTCCTTTTATCGGAGGTTTCGACTGGTCATTCCTTCATGGAATTAAACCGAGTGATCTGAGCCCGTACTTTATTTCTCACTCTCAGCCTACAGGCCATATTGTAAACGGAGCTCCTGAAATGACAGGAACAATTCCTCACCTTGTGTTCATCATGTTCCAGTGTATGTTTGCCGTGATTACTCCAGCGCTTATCATTGGTGCTTTTGCCGAACGTATCAAATTCAAAGGATTCCTTGTTTTTACAGTTCTGTGGGCATTGTTCGTGTACAACCCTGTAGCTCACTGGGTATGGTCTGCTGACGGTTGGTTGTTCAAACTGGGTGCATTAGACTTTGCAGGTGGTACTGTAGTTCATATCAATGCCGGTATTGCTGCTTTAGTTACTGCTTTGATGCTTGGTAAACGTCGCGACTATGAAGGTCATGCTCTGCCTCCTCACAATATTCCTTTTGTAGCAATTGGAGCCGCTCTGCTTTGGTTCGGATGGTTTGGGTTCAATGCAGGTAGCGGTTTGGCTGCCGACGGTTTGGCCGGTAGCGCATTTCTGGTAACTAACCTTGCAACTGCAACTGCTGCTTTTGTGTGGGCGATTTTGGATTGGTTTGTTGGGAAAAAACCGACAGTGGTTGGTATCTGCACAGGAGCTGTTGGAGGTTTGGTTGCCATTACTCCGGCTGCCGGGTTTGTTGATGTAACGGGTGCTTTTGCAATTGGTATTGCCGTTGCGTTGGTTTGCTACTTCATGGTGGCTTACGTAAAACCGAAACTGGGTTACGATGATGCTTTGGATGCATTCGGTGTTCACGGTATCGGTGGTATTCTCGGTGCATTGTTTACAGGTTTGTTTGCAACTCCTTTTATTCAGTCGGCTTACAGTGGTGCATTCTATGGCAACGCTCACCAGTTCCTTATTCAGTTGGCAGCTGTTGGCGCAACTATTGCTTACACAGCTATCGGAACATTCATCCTGTTCAAAATCGTACAGGTTACAATTGGTGTTCGTGCAACCGAACAAGAAGAGGCTGTAGGTTTGGATGAAACACAACATGCCGAAACAGGTTATACCTACTTCGATTGA
- a CDS encoding M48 family metallopeptidase, with translation MCPSLHDPELGQISFTVNPRSRRIFLRLVADGVRVTLPSEKFYEEGVRFLKQTRETLLQKKEKHQQWIDADHPLKTLTFTTQVVATNRSQLFFRLANGVLTIEYPAQKDVHAPAIQAAIRKGVVYFLRQAAKKELPPMIIRLAAEHGFKFNGVKIQSSQTRWGSCSRINSINLSLYLLLLPKHLVEYVILHELCHTVEHNHSERFWALLQRVAPDSDRLRKELSGHHIRHLF, from the coding sequence ATGTGTCCATCGCTTCACGATCCCGAACTGGGACAGATTTCATTTACGGTCAATCCGCGCTCGCGGCGCATTTTCCTGCGTCTGGTGGCCGACGGCGTGCGGGTGACGCTGCCTTCGGAGAAATTTTATGAGGAGGGGGTAAGGTTTCTGAAGCAGACAAGAGAGACTTTGTTGCAGAAAAAAGAGAAGCACCAGCAATGGATCGATGCCGACCATCCGCTGAAGACGCTCACTTTCACCACGCAAGTGGTGGCCACTAATCGCAGTCAGCTCTTCTTCAGGCTGGCAAATGGTGTGCTCACCATCGAATATCCGGCACAAAAAGATGTACATGCACCAGCCATTCAGGCAGCAATTCGCAAAGGAGTGGTCTATTTTCTGCGACAGGCGGCAAAGAAGGAGTTGCCTCCCATGATTATTCGCTTAGCCGCGGAGCACGGCTTCAAATTTAACGGGGTAAAAATACAGTCGAGCCAGACCCGCTGGGGAAGTTGTTCGCGGATAAACAGCATCAACCTTTCGCTCTATTTACTGTTGTTGCCGAAACATCTGGTCGAGTACGTCATTCTGCATGAACTTTGCCACACGGTGGAGCACAACCACAGCGAACGTTTTTGGGCTTTGTTGCAACGTGTCGCACCCGACTCCGACAGGCTCCGCAAAGAGCTGTCGGGTCATCACATCCGTCACCTGTTCTGA
- the mltG gene encoding endolytic transglycosylase MltG yields MKKKIYRNSKLIKRIALVLGAIAVLFIGYQAYIYFRGNFFTPSGETVYIYIHEHATLDDVVKQIEKKTKPRDINSFIRLAKTEGYPTKIRTGRYAISNGMTNHKLLSNLKKHIQAPVSLKFNNIRTKAQLAGRLSKQLMADSLTLLSVLNDSLADEKMGFTPETVVAMFIPNTYDMLWDITPAQFIKRMHHEYEEFWTEERKQKAKKANLTPVQVTTLASIIEEETNHKADKPIVAGLYMNRLRIGMPLQSCPTIKFALNDFSLKRITGVHLRVQSPYNTYKNPGLPPGPIRIPSIESIDAVLDFKPNNYLYMCAKETLNGEHYFAATWAEHKRNADRYAAMMNKRGIH; encoded by the coding sequence ATGAAAAAGAAAATATACCGTAATTCCAAATTAATCAAAAGGATAGCATTAGTTTTAGGTGCTATAGCCGTTCTTTTTATAGGATATCAGGCATATATTTATTTCCGCGGAAACTTCTTTACACCTTCGGGTGAAACTGTTTATATCTACATTCATGAACATGCCACGCTCGATGATGTGGTGAAACAAATCGAGAAAAAAACCAAGCCCCGCGATATTAATTCTTTCATTCGTCTGGCAAAAACAGAGGGTTATCCTACCAAAATACGTACAGGTCGTTATGCTATTTCTAACGGCATGACCAATCATAAACTACTCTCCAACCTGAAAAAGCATATTCAGGCTCCGGTAAGTTTGAAATTCAACAATATCAGAACCAAAGCGCAGCTGGCCGGACGCTTGTCGAAACAACTGATGGCCGACTCGCTGACATTGCTTTCTGTGTTGAATGATTCCTTAGCCGACGAAAAAATGGGATTTACTCCCGAAACGGTAGTGGCAATGTTTATTCCCAATACCTACGATATGCTTTGGGATATAACGCCGGCACAGTTTATTAAGAGGATGCATCACGAATATGAAGAATTCTGGACAGAAGAGCGCAAACAAAAAGCCAAAAAGGCCAATCTGACTCCGGTACAGGTGACTACTCTCGCCTCTATTATTGAAGAAGAAACCAACCACAAAGCCGATAAACCGATTGTTGCAGGATTGTATATGAATCGCCTGCGGATCGGAATGCCGTTGCAGTCGTGCCCAACCATCAAGTTTGCACTGAATGACTTCTCGTTGAAGCGAATAACGGGCGTGCATTTGCGGGTGCAGTCACCTTACAATACCTACAAAAATCCGGGTCTTCCTCCGGGGCCGATCCGTATTCCGAGTATCGAAAGTATCGATGCCGTGCTGGACTTCAAGCCGAATAACTACCTCTACATGTGTGCTAAGGAAACTTTGAACGGCGAGCACTATTTTGCAGCTACCTGGGCGGAACACAAACGGAATGCCGATCGCTACGCCGCGATGATGAACAAACGCGGTATCCACTAA
- a CDS encoding PD-(D/E)XK nuclease family protein, whose product MKPLLQQIASVYLREHEQELGNMLFVFPNRRAGLFFLNYLSKMIDRPLFAPETMTVNELFARLSNLQTADRISLLFRLYAIYQSLSKKEETFDKFAYWGEMLLNDFDDVDKYLTDAKQLFTNVTELKQIDSLFDYLSENQIEAIRRFWSSFVPTSESAKQKDFRATWEILYPVYEKLHTELLASGEGYEGMIFREVAERMQRREELPVEWSRIIFVGFNALTPAEEKLFTYFRNNGLADFYWDYDIEELEDSTNRGSDFRQANLEQFKPRYELADEETRERTIELTGIPSAVGQAKYVHQLLRELYPGNKEEYSSEELMKTAVILSDENLLLPMLHSVPQELDKVNVTMGYPLSITPASTLIDNLFALQRAIRQKGTQTLFYYRNVQIILQHPYLLQLAGREAKAISDSITQYNKIYIPAEEFADNELLAALFVSNESPRQMAAYLTKLFRLLLQRLQTTEENTPPVHLEQEFLYHCYTAVNRIEGLLQNTEIELTNETFARLMKQLISAVSIPFEGEPLAGLQIMGLLETRGLDFENVIITSLNEGVFPQKQSAPSFIPYHLRKGFGLPTGEHQDAIFAYHFYRLIHRAKKVICTYDTRSEGLQSGEVSRYIHQLKYHYRQPIAEKIASFDISFSKPETVEIAKSEAIRQKLAPFLTEGSRRALSASAINTYLDCPLKFYLSTVEGLQESDDVEETIAASTFGSIFHGAMEELYNTMKGRMVTAEAIDSVLKSPTAINDAVALAFTRSFLKKEEGIVYPEGQHLLTTGIIQKYIEQLLRNDKKLTPFEYVASEYRFDERFALPSGKSVNLKGFIDRIDRKEGVTRILDYKTGSHDLTVFSGIAQLFDKEEKKRPKAVMQTFMYALLYQQQQGNCTVEPGIVIIRSLFKDADTKLYCKPERQATPVDDFNDYKEEFSAAFAQCLDEIFDPALPFTQTQDSDKCKYCPFTVICKR is encoded by the coding sequence GTGAAACCTCTTTTGCAACAAATAGCCTCGGTTTACCTGCGCGAACACGAGCAGGAGTTGGGCAACATGCTTTTTGTCTTCCCCAACCGGCGGGCAGGGCTCTTTTTCCTCAACTACTTGTCGAAGATGATCGACCGACCGCTGTTTGCACCCGAAACAATGACTGTAAACGAGCTGTTTGCACGCCTCTCGAACTTGCAAACTGCCGATCGGATCAGCCTGCTGTTTCGTCTCTACGCCATCTACCAATCGCTGAGCAAGAAAGAGGAGACCTTCGACAAATTTGCCTACTGGGGCGAAATGCTGCTCAACGATTTCGACGATGTGGACAAATACCTGACTGATGCCAAGCAACTTTTTACCAACGTCACCGAACTGAAACAGATCGATTCGCTTTTCGATTACCTTTCCGAAAATCAGATCGAGGCCATCCGCCGCTTCTGGTCGAGCTTTGTACCTACTTCCGAAAGTGCCAAACAGAAGGACTTTCGGGCTACCTGGGAAATTCTTTATCCGGTATATGAAAAGCTGCATACCGAATTGCTTGCCTCGGGCGAAGGTTACGAAGGGATGATTTTCCGCGAAGTGGCCGAACGGATGCAACGCCGCGAAGAGCTTCCGGTGGAATGGAGCCGCATCATATTTGTAGGTTTCAACGCGCTCACACCCGCCGAAGAGAAGCTGTTTACCTATTTCCGCAACAACGGCCTGGCCGATTTTTACTGGGACTACGATATAGAAGAGCTGGAAGACTCCACCAACCGCGGTAGCGACTTCCGGCAAGCCAACCTCGAACAATTCAAACCGCGCTACGAACTGGCCGACGAAGAGACCCGCGAACGCACCATCGAACTGACGGGCATCCCATCAGCTGTTGGGCAGGCCAAGTATGTGCACCAGTTGTTGCGCGAACTCTATCCCGGCAACAAGGAAGAGTACTCCTCCGAAGAGCTGATGAAAACGGCGGTCATCCTCTCCGACGAAAACCTGCTGCTGCCGATGCTGCACTCGGTTCCGCAGGAGTTGGACAAAGTGAACGTAACGATGGGTTATCCGCTCTCCATCACACCGGCCTCAACGCTTATCGATAACCTTTTTGCCCTGCAACGTGCCATCCGTCAAAAGGGAACACAAACGCTGTTTTACTATCGCAACGTGCAGATCATCCTGCAACATCCCTACCTGCTGCAACTCGCCGGGAGAGAGGCCAAAGCCATCTCCGATAGCATTACGCAGTACAACAAAATATACATCCCGGCCGAAGAATTTGCCGATAATGAGCTTTTAGCGGCGCTGTTCGTCAGCAACGAATCGCCCCGGCAGATGGCAGCCTACCTGACAAAGCTGTTCCGCCTGCTGCTACAACGCCTCCAGACAACGGAAGAAAACACTCCCCCGGTTCATCTGGAGCAGGAGTTTCTGTACCATTGCTACACGGCCGTCAACCGTATCGAAGGGTTATTGCAAAACACCGAAATTGAATTGACCAACGAGACTTTTGCTCGATTGATGAAACAGCTTATCTCGGCGGTCTCTATTCCGTTCGAGGGCGAACCACTGGCCGGATTGCAAATCATGGGTCTGCTCGAAACGCGCGGCCTCGATTTCGAGAATGTGATTATCACCTCGCTCAACGAAGGTGTTTTCCCGCAGAAACAGTCGGCTCCGTCGTTTATTCCCTATCACCTGCGGAAAGGGTTCGGGCTACCCACCGGCGAACATCAGGATGCTATCTTCGCCTACCATTTCTATCGCCTTATCCACCGGGCAAAAAAGGTTATCTGCACCTACGACACCCGTTCGGAAGGATTGCAATCGGGAGAAGTGAGCCGCTACATTCACCAATTGAAGTACCACTATCGGCAACCGATCGCCGAAAAGATCGCCTCGTTCGACATCAGTTTCAGCAAACCCGAAACGGTGGAGATTGCCAAAAGCGAAGCCATCCGGCAAAAGCTGGCTCCTTTCCTGACCGAAGGAAGCCGCCGGGCGCTCTCGGCAAGCGCCATCAACACCTATCTCGACTGTCCGCTGAAGTTTTACCTCAGCACGGTGGAAGGTTTGCAGGAGAGCGACGACGTGGAGGAGACCATTGCAGCCAGCACCTTCGGCTCTATTTTTCACGGGGCAATGGAAGAGTTGTACAACACCATGAAGGGGCGCATGGTGACCGCCGAAGCGATCGACAGTGTACTGAAGAGTCCGACCGCGATCAACGATGCCGTGGCGCTGGCCTTTACCCGTAGTTTCTTGAAGAAGGAAGAAGGCATAGTCTATCCCGAAGGTCAACACCTGCTCACCACCGGTATTATTCAAAAATACATCGAACAGTTGTTGCGCAACGACAAGAAACTGACCCCGTTCGAATACGTGGCATCGGAATACCGTTTCGACGAACGGTTTGCGCTCCCCTCGGGGAAAAGCGTCAACCTGAAGGGCTTTATTGACCGCATCGACCGCAAGGAAGGAGTTACCCGTATTCTCGATTACAAAACCGGCAGTCACGATCTGACCGTTTTTTCCGGCATCGCGCAACTATTCGACAAAGAAGAGAAGAAGCGTCCCAAAGCGGTGATGCAAACCTTTATGTACGCCCTGCTCTACCAGCAACAACAGGGCAATTGTACCGTCGAACCGGGCATTGTCATCATCCGTTCATTGTTTAAAGATGCCGATACCAAGCTCTATTGCAAGCCCGAGCGGCAAGCCACTCCCGTGGACGATTTCAACGATTATAAGGAAGAATTCTCTGCCGCCTTCGCACAGTGCCTCGACGAGATTTTCGACCCGGCTCTACCTTTCACACAGACCCAGGACAGTGACAAGTGCAAGTATTGCCCGTTTACGGTGATTTGTAAGCGATAG
- a CDS encoding P-II family nitrogen regulator produces MKKIEAVIRKSKFEDVKKALYDAGIEWFSYWDIVGLGKSTEEQIVRGQVFQSSYIQRRMLSIVVRDQNLEKTVNAIVNSGRTGEMGDGKIFVSDIEATYRIRTGENGPEALYNKENDH; encoded by the coding sequence ATGAAAAAAATTGAAGCAGTTATCCGGAAATCAAAATTTGAAGATGTCAAAAAAGCATTGTATGATGCCGGAATTGAATGGTTCTCCTATTGGGATATTGTAGGTTTGGGTAAATCTACAGAAGAACAAATCGTAAGAGGACAGGTTTTTCAGTCAAGTTACATTCAACGCAGAATGTTGTCGATCGTTGTACGCGACCAGAACCTCGAAAAGACTGTAAATGCAATTGTGAATTCGGGTCGTACCGGAGAAATGGGAGATGGTAAAATATTTGTTTCAGACATTGAAGCTACCTATCGTATCCGTACCGGAGAAAATGGTCCTGAAGCATTATATAACAAAGAGAACGACCATTAA
- a CDS encoding SpoIID/LytB domain-containing protein, with protein sequence MKEPIVNVGIMFEEVINFEFHGEYCCESTGATLTGLHTASFKEGKILYDNQLFDVLVFEPTNYNTDCVELKDVVIGINFHWERKENQQFKGGLKLIVENGKLTAINQIGVESYLTSVISSEMSATSSPELLRAHAVISRSWLLAQIEKNKSLEETSLYQSTFRTDDELIKWYDREDHTLFDVCADDHCQRYQGIIRQNDAVALAIEATRGLILEYDGKICDARFSKSCGGVTEKFENCWEPVAHDYLTVLRDTPEENDFEDLTDEATAEKWIRTDPPAFCNTHDKEVLSQVLNDYDQETTDFYRWKVTYAQQELSALITKRSGIDFGEIIDLIPVERGTSGRLIKLKIVGTKRTMTIGKELEIRKYLSTSHLYSSAFVVDKSGNGSVPESFTLTGAGWGHGVGLCQIGAAVMSSKGYPYDKILLHYFKGADLVKRY encoded by the coding sequence ATGAAAGAGCCAATAGTGAATGTCGGCATTATGTTTGAAGAAGTTATTAACTTTGAGTTTCATGGAGAATACTGTTGTGAATCGACCGGAGCAACGCTAACCGGTTTACACACAGCTTCTTTTAAAGAAGGAAAAATTCTGTATGACAATCAGTTATTTGACGTTTTGGTTTTCGAACCTACAAACTACAATACCGACTGCGTGGAGTTGAAAGATGTGGTGATTGGCATCAATTTCCACTGGGAACGGAAAGAAAACCAACAGTTTAAGGGCGGATTGAAGCTCATCGTGGAAAACGGCAAGCTGACCGCCATCAATCAAATTGGGGTCGAGTCGTACCTTACGAGTGTAATTTCGTCGGAAATGAGCGCTACCAGTTCGCCCGAACTGCTCAGAGCTCATGCCGTAATCTCTCGTAGCTGGTTGCTGGCGCAAATTGAGAAGAACAAATCTTTGGAAGAAACTTCTCTTTACCAATCGACCTTCAGAACCGATGACGAACTGATTAAATGGTATGACCGTGAAGATCATACGTTGTTCGACGTGTGTGCCGACGATCATTGCCAGCGTTATCAGGGAATTATCCGCCAAAATGATGCGGTGGCACTGGCTATCGAAGCTACCCGCGGCCTGATTCTGGAATACGACGGGAAAATTTGTGACGCCCGCTTCTCAAAATCGTGTGGTGGAGTCACTGAAAAATTCGAAAATTGCTGGGAACCGGTTGCTCACGACTATCTGACCGTACTGCGTGACACTCCGGAAGAAAACGATTTTGAAGATCTGACAGACGAAGCGACTGCCGAAAAATGGATCCGTACCGACCCTCCGGCATTTTGCAACACGCATGACAAAGAGGTTTTATCGCAGGTACTAAACGACTACGATCAGGAAACGACCGATTTTTACCGTTGGAAAGTAACGTATGCTCAACAAGAACTGTCTGCCTTGATTACCAAACGATCCGGAATCGACTTTGGAGAAATTATCGACCTGATTCCTGTTGAAAGAGGCACTTCGGGACGTTTAATCAAATTGAAGATTGTCGGCACCAAACGCACAATGACCATCGGCAAAGAACTTGAAATACGAAAATACCTCTCGACGTCGCACCTTTACAGTTCCGCTTTTGTCGTAGACAAATCAGGTAACGGCAGTGTTCCTGAAAGTTTTACGCTGACAGGTGCCGGATGGGGTCACGGTGTGGGGCTTTGCCAGATAGGAGCAGCAGTGATGAGTTCGAAAGGTTATCCTTACGACAAAATACTGCTACACTATTTCAAAGGAGCCGATTTGGTAAAACGATATTAG
- the tamL gene encoding translocation and assembly module lipoprotein TamL, with product MKCLRLYKIVLALLIVGCSSTKYVPDGQYLLNKVKIVSDNKSINKESLKPYLRQTPNQKVFSAFRLQLGVYSLSGRDTTSWWNNWLKRAGEKPVIYDETAAELSRNELNKEMVNRGYAKATVQTIAEKHKKKINLTYKITSGEPFKIENFKIEIPNDSLLKAINSQKDPYVPTIKKGMIFDINALEKERTDLTAFLKQRGFYTITKDHFHFLADTTSGNLKANVSLKLRAGLASNDSIARKLLSRKIIKNVTFLLTTTERTQAYTAGTNRDTREKLDSLWYDGYRFLFSKRPLISCNSLISNTFIFPNSYYNDKMVEETYAALNALPPVKYVNVVFRERTNDTMDCIIVINPDKNQSFTVDVEGTNSGGNFGVAGDFSYQHRNIFKGAQLFKFHARYSYEALGSLSNLFSYNATELATDVSVKYPTFLFPFLGQEFKRGINASTAFTIGYNYQIRPEFTRTLANVGIKYAWSRKNLFYTFDLLNFNYIYLPSDRISADFKKNYLTNSSPLVYSYQSQMILRTGISINYNSQRGKKTGGNITNWRLGISEAGNLLNALCGVLNSRRDSVNHYRIFNLPFAQYVKGDFDFSYNQEITKDNHLVYHLALGVACPYGNAQIIPFEERYYAGGANGIRGWSSYTLGPGSYYNKDTDGKIDFVNKIGDINLLANLEYRFKMFWIFEGAAFTDAGNIWTIKNYSDQPGGFFRLSEFYKQIAWSYGLGLRMNFNYFVLRFDFGYKLFNPANGGGDKWIRPMTNVKKNMNMFFAIGYPF from the coding sequence ATGAAATGTCTCCGATTATATAAAATAGTCTTAGCTCTGCTGATTGTCGGCTGTAGCAGCACCAAGTACGTACCGGACGGACAATACCTGCTCAATAAGGTTAAGATTGTATCTGACAATAAAAGCATCAACAAAGAGTCGCTGAAACCTTATCTCAGGCAAACGCCCAACCAAAAGGTTTTCAGTGCTTTCAGGTTACAACTCGGGGTTTATAGTCTTTCGGGACGAGACACTACCAGCTGGTGGAACAACTGGCTGAAACGTGCCGGAGAAAAACCGGTGATTTACGATGAAACGGCTGCAGAACTATCACGAAACGAATTGAATAAAGAGATGGTCAACCGTGGCTATGCAAAAGCCACGGTTCAGACCATTGCCGAAAAGCACAAGAAAAAAATCAATCTGACCTATAAAATTACATCGGGCGAGCCTTTCAAAATTGAGAATTTCAAGATAGAGATTCCCAACGATTCGCTGCTGAAAGCCATCAATTCGCAAAAAGATCCTTATGTCCCGACGATAAAAAAGGGAATGATTTTTGATATAAATGCCCTTGAAAAGGAGAGAACCGATTTGACCGCTTTCCTTAAACAACGGGGATTTTATACTATTACAAAGGACCATTTCCATTTTCTGGCAGATACAACTTCGGGCAACCTGAAAGCCAATGTGTCGTTAAAACTTCGTGCCGGACTGGCAAGCAATGACTCTATTGCCCGAAAATTACTTTCCAGAAAGATCATTAAGAATGTGACGTTTTTACTGACAACCACTGAGCGGACGCAGGCATATACTGCTGGCACCAACCGCGACACAAGAGAAAAACTGGATTCGCTATGGTATGACGGTTACCGCTTCTTATTCAGCAAGCGCCCGCTTATTTCATGCAACTCTCTTATATCGAACACATTTATCTTCCCCAACTCTTACTACAACGATAAGATGGTGGAGGAAACCTATGCTGCCCTGAATGCTCTTCCTCCGGTAAAATATGTCAATGTGGTTTTTCGTGAACGGACAAACGACACGATGGATTGCATCATTGTAATTAATCCTGACAAAAACCAATCATTTACGGTCGATGTGGAAGGCACCAACTCCGGCGGAAATTTCGGCGTTGCAGGCGATTTCTCCTACCAGCATCGCAACATCTTCAAAGGGGCTCAACTGTTCAAATTCCATGCCCGTTATTCGTACGAAGCCCTGGGTAGCCTTTCTAACCTCTTCTCGTACAATGCAACCGAACTCGCCACCGACGTATCGGTGAAATATCCTACCTTCCTGTTCCCCTTCCTTGGACAGGAATTCAAAAGAGGAATCAATGCCTCTACGGCATTTACCATTGGGTATAACTATCAGATACGTCCCGAATTTACACGAACGCTTGCAAATGTTGGAATCAAATATGCCTGGAGTCGGAAAAACCTGTTCTATACGTTCGATCTCCTCAATTTCAACTACATCTATCTTCCATCGGACCGTATCTCGGCTGATTTCAAAAAAAACTATCTGACCAACTCTTCGCCTTTGGTTTACAGCTATCAAAGTCAGATGATTTTGCGCACGGGGATCAGCATCAACTACAATAGTCAGCGCGGAAAAAAAACAGGTGGAAATATCACCAACTGGAGATTAGGCATTTCAGAAGCCGGCAACCTGTTAAATGCTCTGTGTGGTGTGCTTAACTCCCGTCGCGACTCAGTGAATCATTACCGTATTTTCAACCTTCCTTTTGCGCAATATGTAAAAGGAGATTTCGATTTCTCCTACAATCAGGAAATTACCAAAGACAACCATCTGGTCTATCACCTTGCGTTAGGAGTCGCCTGTCCTTACGGGAATGCTCAAATTATTCCTTTTGAAGAACGGTATTATGCGGGTGGTGCCAACGGTATCAGAGGATGGTCATCGTATACACTCGGTCCGGGCTCGTATTACAACAAAGACACGGACGGGAAAATCGATTTCGTGAACAAAATCGGTGACATCAACCTGCTTGCCAACCTTGAATACCGGTTCAAAATGTTTTGGATTTTTGAAGGAGCTGCCTTTACGGACGCCGGAAATATCTGGACAATAAAAAATTACAGCGATCAGCCGGGAGGTTTCTTCAGACTTTCTGAGTTTTACAAACAAATTGCCTGGAGCTACGGTCTTGGATTGCGCATGAACTTCAACTATTTTGTACTAAGATTCGACTTCGGGTACAAATTGTTCAATCCGGCTAATGGAGGCGGCGACAAATGGATACGCCCCATGACAAACGTCAAAAAAAACATGAATATGTTTTTTGCTATCGGTTATCCATTCTAA